The sequence GATGACCGCAGGAGGACTGCTcaggatgaggttgatgaagagcagCGGAGCGAAAAACATGACAAAAGGGGAGATGGCGGTGAAGCGTCAATGTCTCAAGAACCAATTGCCAAAGGAAAGCCATTGTCTGAAAATGCCAACCAGAGCATGAAGGACTTGTGGAAGTTTCTCATCAGCAGTAGTACCGAGTTGCGTCTCTTCTTGTGGTCCCGGTTGGGCGACGCGTACGAAGCCATTAACTATCCTACCAAGCGATTCTCGTGTCTCCTAAAAAGTATTGACATGGTTGTCAATGATTTGGAAGGAGAGGCATATAGCAAGATGCCGGAAGATTCAAGGAAGCACTTGTTTATGCGAACTTTGAAGTCGCTGGATGAACTTATTATACAGGCTCTGACCATGTCCTTAAATGACGATACTGCCTTTGATATCGTTGACGACGACCATCTCAAGTCGAGCTCCGCCACTGTCGCCAGACTTTGTTCATTCCTTCACGTTGTAGCGCTGTGCGAAGACGAATCCCGGCTTGGTATTACCAGCCTGCGCACAAACAACAGCACCTTCTCGGCATTAATGAACAAACTGCGAGATATCCAGTCCCGCACCTGGTGCCTTTTGTTCACGCTGTTCAAAGCTGGACTATCACAGAAGGAGACTATTGCTCCGGATAACGACTTGTCGGACTATCTTGCCGCCATTCATAGAGTTATTGGCCTGCGCAAGTTCTGTAAAGCATCCAATAAGATATTCCTCAAAGTCATGCGCATCGAACTGCTTAGACTGAAAAAGATTGAAACCTGGGAGGACCACCTAGAGCAAGTGCTGTATGACTTGTATGGCTTGAAGCTTGGTGTCGGTGTCTGGGAAGTGCAAGATCACGGCTGTCCATATGAGAAGCTCGAAAAGCGACAAGCCATGCAGCTGGTGGAGAAAATCATGATTCTTGCTAATCGTATGACGATGAAAGATTTGTTGAAATCAGATCTGAAAACCACCATCGAACACATGCAGCAAACAATTGGACAGACCAAGTCGACACCGCAAATGATTCACAACCTGAGAAATTTTACCGAAATGTTGAAAAAACCAATTCATCCGCTGAGGTTATATCAGGCTCTCGCTGGCAATGTATTCGTGGATGCTGTGACGGTCAATATTCCAGAAGCGGCACTAGCTCGACATGGTTGGTTCTTCTTGCTGGGAATGATCGCTCTGACCAAATTCAAGGGCGTGGATTTGAATCGTCGTCAGACTCCCGGTGCAACCGACGATCTCCGTATCGGGGCCACGTTCTTAAGGCTACAATTGCAATTCACTGCTGATCGATGGGATGCCTGGTTCCGACTAGCAGAATGCTTCGACTATGAGCTAGATGAGTCTGTCTTGTGGACGGCAGACAAAATGAATAAGGATCGATCAGAGTTGGTGAAGTTCCAACGAAACGCGATACACTGTTATACGCTGGCTTTATCCCATTCTCGACACCAGAGGGTAACCGCCAGCGATACCGACCCGCTCCATGACTTGTATCACAAATTTGGCATGAGATTATACTCATCGAGTCGAGAGCCTTTCGCCATGGAGCCTTTCCAGCACTCCGACCAGGAACGATTCTTCATCGAGGACGGGGGTTCCGGGACTTTCAAAAAGATTCTTCACGATCAGATGTCAAAATACAAATTGTGGAAATTCGCCGCCGGGCTGTTCCGAAAGGCAATGGCAAGGAACCCACGTAACTGGAAGTACGTAGCTCTGAGATCGCATACGCAGCTGAGACGACTAACGTGAAATAGGAATCCGTACATGCTTGGAAAGTGTCTTTGGAAAATGTATCAGGCACCCGAGGATAGCCTTGACAGCAGCGATAAAAAATCTCGCATTACGATGACGAAGCTGCTGGATACGCTTAAATTATCCATCGAAGTGGCACAAAATTCAAGAAGGTCGAAGAACAGCGACCCGATTTTGGAACCGCATTACAAGCTAGTTTCTATTCTGCACAAACTTGTGATGCGAGGCGATATGCCTGCAGCCGATGCTGCATCACTCCTCGCAGAGCAACCATTTGGCATCGCCGCAAAGCCGGATGACCATTTTGCGTCTTTCTCCGAACCAGAAGACTGGGAAGAGTATATTATTCGTAACTTGACTAAGCTTCGTGAAAAGGATAAGTCCAACTGGCAACACCGAATTGTCATGCGCCACGCCAAAATTCTCTTTGACGAAAAGAACATTGGCAAAGACAGCGATGGCACAGTGGAAGCCAAGGCTGCATTTGCTATACTCAAAGAGAACATGTTCACCAAAaccatggtgatgaatgtGTGGAAATGTGATGCTGAGCGCCCTGGTCGCCATCACGTCTTTACTGAGCAATATGTTCGGTTTATGACCAAGCTTCTGGTTATCATGTCCGACCGAACAAATTTGGAGCTGCTTTTGAGGCGCCTCCGCAAGAAGGGCGCAGACTTTTACCACTTTGCAGATCTGTGGCAATATAGCTGCACTGCGTACGTAAAACTTCTACGTGCGGCTTATAATGTTCCGGTTACCACCGACGAAGCTTTCAAGCACATGTCCAACGAAGAGTTTGAAATCATGAGTGAGCGAATCACTGATTGGGCTGGTGGTGACGGGGCGCCAAATACTGCCTTTGAATGCATGAAGGAGGCCATTGAAGCAAAGAAGCTCaatggcaacttgatgaagGTCGCGCCTATTGATGATCTCATCAATGACTGTTACACTACAATCTATGTAGATGTTGCCGGGACGCTACCAGGGTTGGAGCCAGGCAAGATCATTGAGGAACGCAATCACGCAAAGGAAGTAGCAGCTCATTTGGAAGCCGTAGCTCAGGCCGAATCGAAACCAAAGAGTTCACTAAGCAATTTGCTCAACCCACCAAGCGGCGGTGACAGCGCAGCTGGATCAGCCACACCAATGGAAACAGACAAAGCAGAGGCTATTCCGCGTGCCAGGAGACTAGCGGGAGTTCGTCGACCGGAGATTCTGCGCAAGGCCGAGCAAGCTGTCATGCGTGCTATGGAGGCACCGAAGTCTGCTACGACTAAGAGCCGTGTAGGAAGTATGTCCAGTACAAAGCGTGGCAGTCAGACGCCAGCTCGCGCCGGAAGCAACCTCCAtagtgacgatgaagatgacggacCTGATGCCCAAGTACGACGAGAAGCTGGCGAAGatattgatgatgagatgagggaCGcagatgacaatgacgaagtggtcgatgacgatgagcaTGACGACACAAGAATGGACGATCACGCTGACAGTATTCATGACTCAGCTGACGACGAAAGCGACCTCAGTGATGTTCCGGAAGGCTATGATGACGACGTACCACCTGGACTACTGTTCCCCAATCTTCGCAGATCCGAATCAAGCGGCGATGAGGCAGATAGCGAggatgcagaagaaggggacgatgaagaaggcgtcgaagatgaagagggGCTGCATGAAGAGGATGTAGAGGCGGAGGATGAAGTAGGggaaggagacgaggaggccgagggagaggtggaggaggaagacgaggaggcgggcgatgaagatgagcatgatgaggaggaagtggatggagaagaagccgaagaagaggttgaggacgaagaggaagaagagctggaAGGAAATGAGGATACAGAGATGGCAGAAGTGGAGGACGGCGAAGAAGGTGACGAAGAggctgaggaagacgatggagCAGAAgttgaggagggtgaggaggaaggtgaggaagaaggtgaggaagaaggtgtgGAAGAAGGTGTGGAAGAgggtgaggaagaaggcgaggaagaaggcgaggaagaagtcgaggaagaaggtgaagaggagcTAGAGGAGGatgctgaggaagaaggcgacggagaggaggaggaagtagacgaagacgaagacgaagaagaagaagaagacggtgaagaaggtgatgatgaggaaggtgaggaagaagcggaagaagaagaggaatGAGGCGTTGGGTATTCAATGGACTGGGCATAAAGGATGGGTACGCACATACAGACGCTATGCCAGGGTATGGCATGTATTTTTACATTTGGATTGGACAACAACGGCGTTGCGGGCGTATCGATTCGATATATTGTATAATGAATTACACGAATTACTTTTGAATGAGGTGATGCTATTTCATTCATCCGTGTAGGGGCTGAAAGACGTGATCCTGTCTATTTCGGACAACTTTCTTCATTCTGACGTAATCAATCATCCGGGTATATCTGCAACATTGATAAAGCAAAAACACGAGCTTCTGTCTTTGTATGTCCCCGTATAGACTCCTGTAGACATGACACTGGAACAGTTGTGAGCAATGTCCCCATATAGACAGAGACAATACGTAACGTAACAGGTTAGAATTTAATAACACTCTAACCTtcctccttgtccatgtcgtcacGTCGCCTCTTCTTATCCCCCTTTCCTTTCTTACCATGTCTATCCCTCCTCTCCGACAAGGCCTTCATTTCTATTCTCGCATGCCTCTGTGCCTCTTCAACACGAGCTTGAAACGCCATGACTTCCTCCTTCTCACTGGGGTAGGGGTCCAGTTTCTTGCCTAGTGCCGCCTCAATGCGCTGGAATATTTCGAGGTCATATTGCGTCGTGAAACTCAAGGCAATACCGGACTTGCCGGCTCGTGCCGTACGACCGACTCTGTGGATGTACGTTTTCGAGTCTTGCGGCAGGTCGTAGTTGAGAACGACGTCGACCTTGGGGATATCCAGACCACGGGCTGCGACGTCAGTGGCGACGAGAATGTCGCGGGATCCGGAGCGGAATTTGTTGAGGGCGCCGAGACGGGCAGATTGTGAGAGTTGGCCGTGGAGAGGGATGGCGCCGAAGCCAAGGgtgcggaggaggatggcCACTCGTTGTGTTTCCCAGACGGTGCgggtgaagatgatggtggaCTTGCCGGCGAATTCGTTGACCAGGTATATCAGGTAGGTGTCTTTGCGGGTCTGCGGGATAAAGAGGAGATGTTGCAGGAGAGTCgaaacagtctggtacttgttgctgctgatgctgacgCGAACGGGGTCTCGTAAACTGGCTCGCTGCAGACTTTCGACTTTGGAGCTGAGTGTCGCAGAGAAGAGGTATGTTCTTCTTTCGCGGGGGATGAACTTGAGCAGCTTGTCGATGGCAGGGCCGAAATCCATATCTAGCAGACGATCGGCCTCGTCCATGACCAGGTATTTGAGCGTGCGCAGCGAAAACCCCTTTGTCTTTTCCAGGTGGTCTACCAGTCGTCCTGGAGTAGCTACAATAATGTGCGGCTTCTTTCCAAGCGCAACTGCTTGAGGAACCATGtccaagccaccaacaaTGACGGCACATCGTAGTGATATCAAGGCACCGAGAGCTTCGAAGGCCTGGCCGATCTGGTGGGCAAGTTCTCGAGTCGGGGCGAGGACGAGGCCAAACAGCGGCTGTGGCTTCTCGAGCAGAGCTTGAAGAATTGGCAGGGCAAAGGCGGCGGTCTTTCCGCTACCAGTTTCAGCAAGACCGATAATGTCGCGATTCGTCAAGGCGACTGGGATGGACTTTTCTTGGATCGGTGTTGGGTATTTATAGTTGAGGGATTCGCAGGCTTCGCATAATGAATCGACGATTCCCTGTGTCGATGAGTAGGTGGTCTCCCTGAAAATTCATGTGTCATGTATGCTTACCAGGTCTTTGAAGGTTTTGGGCCTTGTGCTGGATTCTTCTACAGCTGCTCCGTCGAGAGTTGCGGATTCCTCTTCATCGCTGGATGCTGATGGCTCAGACGAAGGAGCGGGTGGAGGGCTGCTCTGCAGTACAGGGCGCTTCTTCTGCGCACCGTGTGAGACTTTTCTTCGCTTGACGTCGCCCATTGTGATTGATGTGCTGATGATCACTGAAGAGCGAGGGCTTGGAGGTCTGGAGATTATTCAGTTGCAGATGATTGACAGTAAATAGACAatttgttgttggtgtgaGTTTGATGGTCAAGAAAATTTTGGCGGGGCGAATGCTTATCGCAGATCCGGATTGGCCACCGCCCAAGTCGGAACTTTATCGAGAGCGATGCCCCActtgccttttttttttctacCATTAGCTCATCTTCCATTATTTCCTTCAATCTATCTCGAGTTGGGCATTGACTCATCAATTCCACACTTCAACACAAtccattcatcatggcgaggagaagaacaaaaaagagaacTCATGTGGGTGCCAACAATCCCGAGACGGCTTCTGCCGGTCATGCGACGGCTCGCGACCCCAAGAGCATGGTCATCCGTATCGGAGCAGGTGAAGTCGGTTCCAGCATCAGTCAGCTGGCTACGGATGTGCGCAAGGTCATGGAGCCCGGCACGGCCAGTAGGTTGAAGGAGCGAAGAGGAAACAAGTTGAAGGATTACGTCGTCATGTGCGGTCCTCTTGGTGTGACACATCTTATGTTGTTTTCGCGGTCAGAGAGCGGCAACACAAACTTGAGAATGGCTCTGGCGCCACGAGGTCCGACGATGCATTTCCGGGTCGAGAAGTATTCGCTTTGCAAAGATGTACAGAGAGTTCAGAAGCACCCGagaggcggcggcaaggaaTTCCTGACTCCTCCTTTGGTAAGATCCCCTGTGCTTGGCAATTTACTAGACCGAAAGGCTGTTAACATGTTTGAAAGCTGGTCATGAACAACTTCACTACTCCCGGTGCCgactccaagtccaaggtcCCGAAACATCTCGAATCTTTGGCAACCACCGTATTCCAGTCACTATTCCCTCCGATTAATCCTCAGCAAACACCTCTCAAGACCATCCGACGAGTGCTTCTCCTGAATCGCGAGCAATCCGCAGAAGATGACGGCACATTCATTGTCAATTTCAGACATTACGCCATTACCACAAAGTCCACCACCGTGTCAAAACCTCTACGGCGAATCAAAGCAGCGGAAAAGTTGATGGCGACCAAGTCAAGTAGGCAAGGACGGATGCCCAACCTCGGAAAGCTCGAGGACATTGCCGACTACATGATTGGAGGtgaagctggagatggcTACATGACAGACGCTACGAGTGGCAGTGAAATGGACACAGACGCCGAGGTTGAAGTGGTCGATAATGCTCCGCGACGAGTAATGTCAACAAAGGCACGACTAGCggctgaagaaaatggcgAAGAGCCCGAAGAGGAGGCAGAAAACGTTGAGCGAAGAGCAGTCAAACTCGTCGAACTCGGACCGCGCATGCGCCTACGACTAACCAAGGTCGAGGAGGGTCTTTGCTCCGGCAAGGTCATGTGGCACGAGTACGTACGCAAGAGCCGCGAGGAGATTAAAGAACTGGAAAAGCGGTGGGAAAAGAGaagacaagaaaaggaagcaCGGAAAAAGGAGCAAAAGGCTAATGTTGAGAGAaagaaggcagagaaggaggctagaaagaagaagtctggcgatggtgaggatgacgatgatgacgaggaagagaatTACAGTGATGTCGATTTTGATGATTTTGATAGTGAGGGCTTGGCAGGGGATGCTGAATTCATGGCCAATGAACagatggaagaggatggagagTGGGAGGATGAAAGGGAGGAAATTGGACGGGAGTAATTGTACATGTTTGGCTGAATGATAGTGTAACATGCTGCCAACCATGGTTTCTACATCTTGATGTCCTCATGACAATGTGACTTCATTACATATTCGAGTACCTAACAACTGACAAGTACACTCGTTCCCTCACCCCGAAATCGTGATACCAAGCTGCGCCGCACACTCTTCAATACTAGTATCCCGTATACACCGATACAAATCATCCGAATCACTCAGCTCAACACCCAGCGCGGCCTGCATCCCATCCACGTCTCCCTCAGCATCCAGCGCCTGCGCCGCCTTGTTCCCAAGATTAGACTGGAAGATTCCCGCGGCAGATAGCGGCAAGAAATCCTCATACGTAAGGGGTATGGCTTCAACGACTCCTTCTTCCACCAGTTCCTCCATGGTGTACGTCgtctttgccatttttgaCGTCTTTAAACCGCGATACGAGAAATACACCAAGCCTTGTCTCCGCATCTCATCCCACGTATCGGGGTATTTCTCAAATGCTCTCGCCACAGAGTCATCTAGCACTTCTGCCGAAACCTGTGGTGACATTCTCGCAGCAGCCATTGCTTCTTTGAGCAACGCATCGTACAGTTTTCTTCCTTTGGGTGTAACTGCCGCACCTCGTTCTTCAATCTCTCCAAAGCGAGCTCTATGGGAACCATGTACCATCCTAGACGCCGTCTCTGTTGTAACGAACTTTATCGATTCTTCGATAGCCAAAAAGCTCGTTTGGCGTAATAAGATGGGGCATTTCCTTGCTGGAGGTCCTTCAATTCTCTCCTTCACTTTCAGTCCTTCCAGTTTCATGGTGTCCTGTGCAGATATGATGTCTAATGTGCGTGGTGTAAGGTGGTTTATGTGTGCGGAGCGAAAACACGCAATATCCGCCAGGATAGGATGCTCCGCCTTGAGGGTCATGTAGTCTTGGTAGGAGGACGCTGCTGTGCCGTGCCATTTAAACGTGTTCATTGCTGCGGCGATGAAGCGTTCGCCTTGGGGGACTGTGAGTCGACCACCTTGAGAATCGGCTTTCTCAAGAAGGGACATGACTTCTGGTGTGAATATGTTGCGTTTTGAGAGTAACTCCAGCGCAAGAGTTTTGGCAGCAGCGTCTTTTATAAGTTCCGGTCTGAGAACCGAGGTGAATACTCGAAAGGGGTTCTTGCGAAGGGACTCTCTTGTCTTGGGTCTGAAGCAAGTGGCATGCATGGGCAGTCCAGCTGGTGTGAGGTCGTAGTATCCTACTGGATATAAGCCGATTACAGCAAAGATGCGTCTGATGGTGTGTAGTTCCTGGGCGGTGCCGAGGCGAATAGCACCGTGGCGCTCGATATCGACTCTTGACGACGGACCTAGTGCGTCGCCGTAACGCATTGATAAGACATTTGGTTCTAAGCTGGACGTGAGTGTCTTTTGGTTTACATCTGAGACTATGCGTACGAGATCTCC is a genomic window of Pochonia chlamydosporia 170 chromosome Unknown PCv3seq00010, whole genome shotgun sequence containing:
- a CDS encoding ATP-dependent rRNA helicase RRP3 (similar to Coccidioides immitis RS XP_001244087.1) is translated as MGDVKRRKVSHGAQKKRPVLQSSPPPAPSSEPSASSDEEESATLDGAAVEESSTRPKTFKDLGIVDSLCEACESLNYKYPTPIQEKSIPVALTNRDIIGLAETGSGKTAAFALPILQALLEKPQPLFGLVLAPTRELAHQIGQAFEALGALISLRCAVIVGGLDMVPQAVALGKKPHIIVATPGRLVDHLEKTKGFSLRTLKYLVMDEADRLLDMDFGPAIDKLLKFIPRERRTYLFSATLSSKVESLQRASLRDPVRVSISSNKYQTVSTLLQHLLFIPQTRKDTYLIYLVNEFAGKSTIIFTRTVWETQRVAILLRTLGFGAIPLHGQLSQSARLGALNKFRSGSRDILVATDVAARGLDIPKVDVVLNYDLPQDSKTYIHRVGRTARAGKSGIALSFTTQYDLEIFQRIEAALGKKLDPYPSEKEEVMAFQARVEEAQRHARIEMKALSERRDRHGKKGKGDKKRRRDDMDKEEG
- a CDS encoding ribosome biogenesis protein SSF1 (similar to Verticillium alfalfae VaMs.102 XP_003003950.1), whose product is MARRRTKKRTHVGANNPETASAGHATARDPKSMVIRIGAGEVGSSISQLATDVRKVMEPGTASRLKERRGNKLKDYVVMCGPLGVTHLMLFSRSESGNTNLRMALAPRGPTMHFRVEKYSLCKDVQRVQKHPRGGGKEFLTPPLLVMNNFTTPGADSKSKVPKHLESLATTVFQSLFPPINPQQTPLKTIRRVLLLNREQSAEDDGTFIVNFRHYAITTKSTTVSKPLRRIKAAEKLMATKSSRQGRMPNLGKLEDIADYMIGGEAGDGYMTDATSGSEMDTDAEVEVVDNAPRRVMSTKARLAAEENGEEPEEEAENVERRAVKLVELGPRMRLRLTKVEEGLCSGKVMWHEYVRKSREEIKELEKRWEKRRQEKEARKKEQKANVERKKAEKEARKKKSGDGEDDDDDEEENYSDVDFDDFDSEGLAGDAEFMANEQMEEDGEWEDEREEIGRE